The following nucleotide sequence is from Sphingomonas panacisoli.
GCGCTAAGGCCGTCGGCATCCCTGTGGCGCGCCCGCGCGTGCGGCGCAAGCCCGACGAAACCGAGATTTTGAAAATGACCGCTGACGCTACGTCTTCCGCCCGCAACGCCATGGCCGCACAGTATCGTGCGCCCGAACCCGATATTCTAAAGCCGCTTTTGACGCGCGCTGCACTCACGCCCGACTCGCGCGCCCGCGTGATGGGATATGCGTCCGGCCTGCTCGCGGACCTGCGCGCGGCGCAGAACAAGGGGTGGGTCAACCAGTTCCTGCAGGAATACCGGCTGAACTCGTCGGAAGGCGTGGCGCTGTTGTCGCTGGCCGAGGCATTCCTGCGCGTGCCGGACCCGGAGACCGCCGACCTGTTGATCGCCGACAAGCTCGGCGATGCCGATTGGCGCGCGCATACGGGGGAGAGCAATTCGAGCCTGGTCAACGTCGCGACGTGGGGCCTGGTGGTCGGCCGTGCGCTGGTCGGCGAAGGCGAGCGCGGTCCTTTGCGCCGCCTGATCTCCCGCGCTGGCGAGCCGTTCGTGCGCCAGGCGGTCGGCGCGGCGATGCGGATGATGGGTGAGATCTTCGTGATGGGGCGGACCATCGACGAAGCGATGTCGCGGATGCGGAAGGGCGAGAACAAAGGCTTTACCGCCAGCTTCGACATGCTCGGCGAAGCGGCGCGGACGATCGAGGACGCCGCGCGCTACTTCAACGCCTATACCGGCGCGATCGACGCGGTCGGGCGCGATCCCGCGGCCGGCCATTCGATTTCGGTCAAGCTGTCGGCGCTCCATCCGCGCTACGAGGTCGCGCAATACGACCGGTGCGTGCCTGCGCTGACCGAAATCCTCGAGGCGCTGGCGGTGCAGGCAGCCGGCAGGGGCATCGCGCTAACCGTCGATGCCGAGGAGTCGGAGCGGCTCGAGATGAGCCTCGACATCATCGGCGCGGTCGCGGCGCTGCCGAGCCTCAAGGGCTGGGACGGGTTCGGCATGGCCGTGCAGGCATACGGCAAGCGCGCGCGACCGGTGATCGAATGGGCGAACAACCTCGACCGGCTGATGAACGTGCGGCTGGTCAAGGGCGCCTATTGGGACAGCGAGATCAAGCGAACGCAGGTCGAGGGACTTTCGGATTACCCGCTGTTCACGCGCAAGGCGGCGACCGACGTGTCGTACCTGGCGGTGGCGCGCGACATGCTCGACGCGCAGAACATCCGGCCGGCCTTCGCCAGCCACAATGCGCTGACCGTCGCGACCTTGATGGAGTGGGCCGGCAACAGCCGCGACTTCGAGTTCCAGCGGCTCCACGGCATGGGCGACGGGCTCTACGAGCGACTGGTCCGCGAGCAAGGCTATCACTGCCGCATCTACGCGCCGGTCGGTGGCCATCGCGATCTGCTCGCGTATCTCGTGCGGCGGTTGCTGGAGAACGGGGCCAATTCGAGCTTCGTGCACCAGCTGGCCGACGAACGATTGAGCGAGGACGAGATCCTCGCCGATCCGGTCGAGAAGATCGCCGCGGTCGGCGGTGCGCGGCACCCGAGCATCCCGCTGCCGATCGATCTGTTCGGCGACCGCAAGAATTCGAGCGGGATCGATCTGAGCGATCGGGACGTGCTGGCGAAGACGGCGGAGACGGTCGCCAAGCTCCCGGCTATCCAACTCCCAGTCGCCGATGTCGCCGCCGCGATAGACCGCGCGCATGCCGCGTTCCCGACGTGGTCCGCCACGCCGGTGGAACAGCGTGCCGCCGCCCTCGAACGCCTCGCCGACAGTCTCGAAGCCAATCGCGACGAATTGATGGCGATCTGCGTGCAGGAGGCGTTCAAGACGATCCCCGACGCGATCGGCGAAGTGCGCGAGGCCGCCGATTTCTGCCGCTATTACGCGCAACAGGCGTGCGACGGATTACAGCCGATCGAACTCCCCGGACCGACCGGGGAGCGCAACACGCTCCATCTCGACGGCCGCGGCGTATGGGCGACGATCGCGCCGTGGAACTTCCCGCTCGCGATCTTCCTCGGCCAGACCGTCGCGGCGTTGGTCACCGGCAACACGGTCGTCGCCAAGCCGGCGCCGCAAACGCCGAAGATCGCCGCGCGCGCCGTCGAACTCGCCCACGAGGCGGGCATACCGGCCGACGCGTTGATCCTCGTCCCGGGCGGGCCGGAGGTCGGCGCCGCGTTGACGGACGACCCGCGCATCATGGGCGTCGCGTTCACCGGATCGACCGCCACTGCCAAGAAGATCGCGCGCAGCCTGCTCGCCGACGACGACCGCCCGATCGTCCCGCTGATCGCCGAGACCGGCGGGATCAACGCGATGATCGTCGATTCTGACCGCGCTGCCCGAACAGGTCGTGGCCGATGTCGTCACCTCGTCGTTCCGCTCGGCGGGCCAGCGTTGCTCGGCGCTGCGGCTCCTGCTGCTCCAGGAAGAGATCGCCGACGGTGTCATAGAGATGCTCAAGGGCGCCATGGACTTGCTCGTGCTCGGCGATCCCGCAAACCCGAAGACCGATGTCGGCCCGGTGATCGATCAGACCGCATACGACAAACTGATGACCTATCGCGCCGCGCCCAACGGCCAAGTGCTCAAGACGCTCGACGCACCCGAGCAGGGTCTCTTCGTACCGCCGACGCTGATCCGGCTCGACGCTATCGAGGACCTTAGCGCCGAATGGTTCGGCCCGATCCTCCACGTCGCGACGTGGCCAGCGGGCAAGTTGTCGGAGACGATCGCCCGGGTGAACGCCAAGGGCTACGGTCTGACCATGGGACTACACAGCCGCATCGCGCGCGCCGGCGACGTGGTCGAAGCGGAGGCGGCGGTCGGCAACCTCTACGTCAACCGCAGCATGATCGGCGCCGTGGTCGGCTCGCAACCGTTCGGCGGCGAGGGGCTATCGGGTACCGGCCCCAAGGCGGGCGGGCCGCATTACCTGTATCGCTTCGTCGCCGAACGCGCGGTGTCGGTCGATACGACCTCGGCGGGCGGCAACGCGACGTTGCTGTCGCTCGACGAGGGCGGGATTTAGCGGGTCCCGCCCGCCTCGCGGCGGTTACCGGGGAAGGTTGGGTTTGTCGCGAGCGGCATCGCTGAAGTTACGCGCATCCTCGCGGTCGCGCGCGTCGATCTTGGCCCATTCGCTCACCGTGTGGCAGATGCGCTTGCTGAACAGCGAACCCGTATTCTCCTGCTGGCGGCAGATCTTCTTTTCGGCAGCCGGTTTGGCATCGTCGGCCAGCGCCGCGGTGGGAAGCAACATCGCAACGGCAACGACAATCAAAACACGCATTGAACATTTCCCCAAGTGTCGGTGTGTTATTCTGTCAGATCACTGCGGCATGTTCAACGCTTTGTCGATGCCAGGTTGTGCCGGCACTAGACCGGCATACGCGGCACTATCTGCGGAACGCGCCGTTGTCGCTGCGATAGTCGTCGAACGCCTTCGCATTCTTGCGGTCGCGCTCGTCGATCTTTTCCCAATCGGCTTGGGTATTGCAGACTCGCTTGGTGAACAGCGAGCCGGTCTCGCTTAGATCGCGACAGATCTTCTTGTTGGGATCGACCGGCTTGGCGTCCTGGGCAAGGGTCGCGGTCGGAAACGACATCGCAACGGCAACGACGATCAAGATGCGCATCGAACATTCCCCCAATGGTCGGTGTGTTATCTTGTCAGATCACCGCCGCCCGATCAATACTTCGCCGCGCACGGCATTTCGTCTCCGCCCAAGCTTGACCACGGCATGATTTGACGGCCCATTGCCCAGCGGGATCGTTCGATTCGCCAGGGGGCTGGAAAGTATGAAGAAGATCGTCGCCGCGGGCGCGTTGTTGCTCGCTGCATCCGCCATTCCGGCGGGCGTCGTGCTGGCCGATCCGGTGCCGGCCGCCGCCACCGCGTCGCCAGCCGATCAGGCGGCGTTCGTGAAGACCCTGCACAAGCAGACCGGCGACGTCACGATTCCGACGGCGAACGCGGTGCTTCATCTCGGCAACAAATATTATTTCCTCGGCCCCGATGAGGCGAAGAAGGTGCTGGTCGATCTGTGGGGCAATCCGCCGAGTTCGGTCAGCGACGTGCTCGGGCTGGTGATGCCCGCCGACAAATCGGTGCTGGAAAACAGCTGGGGCGCGGTCATCACCTGGGACGATAGCGGCTACGTCACCGACGACGATGCCGACAGCGCGGACTACGACAAAATCATGGCCGACATGAAGGCGGGCGAGGGCGCGACCAACGAAGAGCGCCAGAAGGCCGGCTATCCCCTGATGCACATGGTCGGCTGGGCGCAGCCGCCGTCCTACGACAAGGCGACGCACTCTTTGGTCTGGGCGCGCGATTTCTCGATCGTCGGGGACAAGGCGGATTCGCTCAATTACGACGTCCGCATATTGGGCCGCAAAGGCGTGCTGAGCATGAACATGCTATGGGACATGCCGCATTTGGCCGAGGTGCGCACCGCCGCGCAGGATTTCGGCAAGGTTGCGACATTCGCCAGCGGATCGACCTATGCCGAGTACAATTCGAGCACCGACAAGGCGGCGGGTTACGGCTTGGCCGGGCTAGTCGGGCTCGGCGTCGGTGTGGCCGTCGCCAAGAAGGTCGGACTGCTCGCGCTGCTGCTGCCGTTCCTCAAATGGATCGCGGTCGGTGCGCTTGCGCTTTGGGGTGCGTTCAAGGGATTCGTCGGGCGCTTGTTCGGGCGTAAGAGCGATACGCTGGAAGGGTAGGGCTAGGCCCCGCCTTCCTGGTCTGCCGCCGATGTGTCGCCCGATGAGGGCGGCTTGGCGATCGTCTCGTTCGACTCCTTGATCTTCTTGGCGCGCTTGGGCTGCACCAGCCCGGCCTCTTCCGCTGTCAGCCCGACCTGGGTCGGGTAAGCGAGGCCGATGCCGTCCTCGTTAAAGCGCTGGACGATGGCGAGACCGACCGAGTGGCGGAGGTCGAACATGTCCTGCATCGTCGCGCTCGCCGAATCGAACTGTACTTCGAAGTCGTAGCTCTGTGCGCCGAACGCGACGAACCCGGCGCGGATGAACGTGCCCTCGTGATCTTCGACAATGTCTTTCAACAGATGCGGCAGCTGCTCCATCACGTCGACCGGCGTGGTCTGGACGACGCCCAACGTGAAGATGATGCGGCGGAACTCGCGTTGCGTGTTGTTGATGATCTCGTTGTCGAGCAGCTTCTTGTTACCGATGATCCGCGCTTCGCCAGCGGTGCCGCGGATGCGGGTGGAGCGCATCCCGATCCGCTCGACCGTGCCCGCCGATTTGTCGAACGTGATCGCGTCGCCCTTCTTGAATGGGCGGTCGAAGATGATCGCGATCGCCGCGAACAGGTCGGCGAAGATGCTTTGTGCGGCCAGGCCGATGGCGATGCCGCCGACGCCCAGACCGGCGATCAGACCGGTGACGTTGACGCCCAGATTGCCGAGCACCAGCACCAAAGCGATCGCGAACAGGGTGAAGCTGACCAGCACGCGGATCAGCCCCATCGCGTTGACCAGCGCCTCACCGTGATAGTCCTCCGCGGTCGTGCGGTGCTCGATCGCGCCGAGGATGATCTCGCGCGCCCAGATCGCGCCCTGGAACACCGCGGCGATGGTGAAGAGGAAATGGACCACCGAGACGACGCCGGCGGGTGCCTGCGCGAACTGTGCGAAGCTGACGACGATCTGCGCCGCCGCCATTGCGATGAAGAAGTTGCCGGTCTTGGACAGCGCGCGACCGAAGATCGTGCCCCAGCCGGTGTGCGTCGCGTCGCGCGCGCACAGCCGCTTGCCCAGGCCCTTCACGAAATGCAGCGCCACGAACAGGACGATGCCTGCGCCGACCGCGATCAGGATCTGCAGCCAGTGGGTCGCGAACCATCCGTAGGAGGCGTCGGCGAAGTCGCGGGCCTGCGCCTGCAGGTCGGTCTTGGGCGCAGCGGGCGCGGCCGCAGTCGTATTACTCATAAATCTCTCTTCAGGCTACCGTGCGGCGCGGCTTGGCACCACGCTGGAGGAACGCGATCAGTCCGCGTTCGTAACGATCGAGATAGCGTGTCGCACGCGGCAGCGCGAGTTTCTTCCGAAACGCTTCCTGTCCGGTCTTGGTCAGCTCGATCAGCGCGGGATGGACATAGGATTTGCGCGCGATGGCGGGGGTGTTGCCGAGCGCTTCGGTGACCGGCTCGAGCATCGTCTTCAGCCCGATATCATGGTCGGCGTCGGCCAGCGTCTCGAACGCGATGACGCTCGCGCCCCAAGTGCGAAAGTGCTTGGCGGTGAAATCGCAGCCGGTCGCCTCGCGGATATAGTCGTTGACGTCGGACGAGGTGACCGGATGCGTTTCGCCCTCCGCATCGACATATTGGAACAGCTGCTGGCCGGGCAGGTCCTGACATTGCTTGACGAAGCGCGCGAGGCTGCGGTCGGTGATCGCGAGTTCGCGCATCTTGCCCGATTTGGCGCGGTACTGGAGCTTGATCGTGCCGCCGCTGATCTTGGCGTGGCGATTGCGCAGCGTGGTCGCGCCGAAACTCTTGTTGGCCTTGGCGTAGCTTTCGTTACCGACGCGCAGATGGCCGATGTCGAGCAGCTTCACGATCGCCGCGACCGTCCGCTCCTTGCTGTGCCCGCGCTTGCGCATGTCGGCCGCGACCCGCGCGCGCAGTTTGGGCAGCGCGAGCCCGAATACCGAGCAGCGTTCGTACTTCTCGCCCTCCTGCTTGGCGCGGAAATCGGGATGGTAGCGATATTGCTTGCGGCCCTTATCGTCCCAGCCGACCGCCTGGATGTGGCCGTTCGGCTTCGGGCAATACCATGCGTCACTGTAGGCGGGCGGCAGGCCCACGCCGTTCAGCCGGTCGATCTCGTCGCGGTCGGTGATGCGTTTGCAGTCGGCGCCCCAATAGCCCCAGCCGTGCCGCACCTTCCGCCGCGTGATGCCGGGCTGGCTGTCGTCGCAATAGACTATCCGGGTCATGGGGCTCCGTTCGCTAGGCCTTTCGAAATGCGCGGCTCGCCGCTTCGTTCCGGAACGGGCGGGCGAGGCACGGGTTGGGGGAAGGTGAACTGAGGAGACTATCGATGGCCGACTTGAACAATGCCCGCGTGCTGATGATCGCGACCGATGGCTTCGAGAACGACGAACTGTTCAAACCGCGCCAGGCGCTGATCGATGCTGGCGCGACGGTCACGCTCGCGTCGATAACGACCGACCCGATCCAAGGCGAGAAGGGCGGGGAGAAGGCCGACACGATCACGCCCGATCTCGTGCTCGGCGACGTCGATACCGAGGAATTCGACGCGCTCGTCATCCCCGGCGGGGTCGGCAATCCCGACAAGATGCGGATGCAGGACCGCGCGGTGCAGATCGTCGAGGAGTTCATGGACGACGACAAGATCGTCGCCGCGATCTGTCACGGCCCGTGGCTGCTGGTCGAGGCCGACGTGGTCGACGAGCGCAGGGTGACGAGCTGGCCGTCGATCCGCACGGATCTGGAAAATGCCGGTGCCAATGTGGTCGATGAGGAGGTCGTGGTCGACGGCAAGCTGATCACCAGTCGCAAGCCCGACGACATTCCCGCGTTCAATCAGGCGATCATCGCCGCGCTGACGGAAGAGCTAGCCGACGCGTAGTGCGCGCGTGCGTCGGCGCGGAAGGGTGAAGCCGTTCACCCACTTCTGCGCCGGCCGCTCGACCAAGTGATAGAGCGCGACCGAACAGGCGAGGACCATCGCGAGGTAGAGCGCCACCAGCATCGGCGGGACCGCATGCGCGTCGTCAACGAAGGCGAGCTTGAACACCACGAACAGCATGAAGTGCGACAGGTAGGTCGCATAGCTGACCTCGCCGAGATAGTGCAGCGGTGCGGCGTCGAGCGGGTTGCCGCGCAGGCCCGAGGTCAGGGCGAGGCCGAGCAACAGACTGGCAAACGCGAAAGGAATGGCGAGCGTTTCAGGCACGCCGATCGCCCAGCCGGCGAACGCGGCTGCGCTGACACCGAACGCCAGCAGAGCGGGCAGGCGCGGTGCGGACTTCCACCGCAGCCATAAAGCGCAGATCGCGCTGCCCGCGGCGAATTCGGTCAGACAGCGGACCAGCCCGAACCGCGCAATGTCGTGCCCGAGCGTCGGCTGGCTGCTCATCGCCGCCGCCAAGATGACAAGGAACGCCGCCGCCGCACTCGCGACAAGCCAGCTCGGCAAGGTCCGCCAATCGACCGCGCGGACGAGCAGCGGGAAGGCGAGATACGCCGCCAGTTCGCAACTGATCGACCACGCCGGGTCGTTCCACGCCAACCTGTCGGTGAAGCCCCAATTCTGCAGCAGGACGACGTGCAGCGGCAGTTCGCCGAACGGGAACTCGGCCGGATCGTGACGTCCCATCGCCGCCAGTAGCACCGCCAGCGCGACCGCGCCGCCGAGTACGACCAGGTGAAGCGGCCAGATCCGCGCGACGCGTTTCTGCAGGAACCGCGACGCCTCGCGCCAGCCGCCCTCGCGCAGGCGTGAGCCCCAGCTCAGCCAGATAACGAATCCCGACAGCAGGAAGAAGAAATCGACAGCCAGATAACCCTTGGCGAAAAACTGCACCCACGCCGGGGGCAGGCCCGCGATCGACAGGCGGATGTGATAGAGCACGACCATCCACGCCGCGATACCGCGGACGCTGGTCAGCGCGCGGAGCTCGCGGTTGTCCGTCATGCCAGCGCGGGCTGCGGATCGGTGGGCTTGGGCCGCTTGATCATCGGCGCGAACGAGATCTCCGCCCGCTTGCGTTTCAGGTACGTATCGAGCCCGATCTGCGCGCCGATCAGCATGAACATGAACGGCTGGAACGCGATCGCGATGAAACACGCGCCGAGCATATAGAGCAATTGTCCGGCCTGGAGCGCACTGGCGAGCGGGGCAATCCACGCGTCGTCGCCCTCGGCCTTCTTGTAGCGCTGGCGGATCACTTCCATGCGGAACAGCCCGCCCAGGCAGATCAACCCCCATAGGATGATCCCCGGCCAGCCCTGTTCGCCGAGCATCTCGAAATAGGCCGAATGATAGGCGCGGGCATGGTCGGTGGTTAGCGTGCTGTCGAGCTTGGCATTGTCCTTGGTCCCGTCCGCCTTCACGATGTCGTAGCGGATCTGGTTCTGGCGATACATTTCGAACCCGCCACCCAGCGGATGCTGCTGGACGTACTCCCAGGTCCATTTCCACACCGCGACGCGGGTCGCGGCGGATTCGTCCTGCTGGTAGGTCTTGATCGTCGACATGCGGTCGGTGAACGACGTCGGGAGGAAGGGTATCGCCGCGAGCCCGAGCGCGCCGATCATGCCGAGGTACAGTACCTTGCGCTTCGAATCGCGCAGCTTGAGCAAGGCGAGCAGGCCGATGCACAGCAGGCCGGTGCGGGTCGACGTGCCGATCGGAATGAGCAGGCAGGCGAAGACGAGCGCCGCGACGAACAGTTTAACCTTCCAGTCGCGCTTGAAGATCGTGCCGTATTTGCCCAGCCACAGGATCGTCGGGATGATCGCGATCGCGACGGTCGAAATGGTCGAGCCTTCGTAGAGGCCCGAATTGTTGGTCACCATCAGGTCGAGCGAGCCGTAGCCACCACCGCCTGCCGCGGTCTTGATCCCGCCGACGATGATGATCGACGCCGCCGACAGGCACATGAAGGTCAGCAGGGATTCGATCCTGAGCCGCGTGCGCAGCGTCAGCGGCAGGAAAGCAGCGAAGGCCAGCGCCTTCCACACCCAATCCCACTTATCGAGCGCGTCGGCGGGGAAATCCGCCTTCATCGTCGTGACCGCGCACCAGGCGAGCAGCAGCAGGATCAGCAACTGGCGCGGCGCGACGCGGCTGTCCTCCTTGCGGTCGACCAGCATCCACGATCCGACCGCCAGCGCCACCGCGATCAGTGAGATCGGCACCGAATTGAGCAAGGTGTAGGTCAGCCGCTGCGGCGAGACGATGTCGATATAGACATACACCAGAATGAACATGAACGGCCGGCGCAGCGCGAGCCCCATCAGCGCGGCAAGGAAACCGACGAAGGCGAGATCGTGGATCATTGGCGCTTTAGCGGCTTCTTCGGCGGCTCGGGCCGCTCGTCGTCGAGCTCGCGGCGCGTCAGCAGCACCCATGCCGCGAGCAGCATCAGTCCATGGCTTACGGCCAGCGCGAAATTGTCGATCATCCTCGCCGTCCTCAAACCGTTCGTGCTGAGCCTGTCGAAGCACGGGTGTCGCGCACGTCCTTCGACAAACTCAGGACGAACGGACGTGGGAATGACCTACTGACCCCGGGTTGACGCTGCGTTAAACACTGGCGTGGCAGAGAGTCGGTCGCGATGCGCATCCTCCACGTCCTCGATCACGGCCTGCCGTTGCAGAGCGGCTACACGTTTCGCACCCGCGCCATTCTGACCGCGCAGATCGCGCGCGGGTGGCAAGTCGCGGCGGTGACGGGGGCGCGACAGGGCGCGAGCGACGTGGCCGAAGAAACGATCGACGGCATCGATTTCCATCGCACCGTGCCGCCCGCCAAGTCGCTGCCGGTGATCGGGGAGGTGCGCGAGATCGGGGCGCTGGCGAGGCGGGTGGCGGAGGTCGCGCGCGATTTCCGGCCCGATGTCATCCACGCGCATTCGCCGGTGCTCGACGCCATGGCGGCACTGCGCGTCGGCAAGGCGATCGGCGTGCCGGTGCTCTACGAAATCCGCGCCTTCTGGGAGGATGCGGCGGTCGGCAACGGCACCGGCACCGAAGGCTCGCTCAAATACAACGCCATCAAATGGCTGGAAACGCGCGCGGTGCGCCGGGCCGATGCGGTCGCGGTGATCTGCGAAGGGTTGAAGGGCGATCTCGTGTCGCGCGGGATCGATGCCGACAAGATCATGGTGTCGCCCAATGGCGTCGATCTCACGCTGTTCGGCGAGCCGCAGCCGCACGACGCTGCGCTCGCCGCCGAGCTCGGGCTGGCCGACGGCGATGATGTCGTCGGGTTCATCGGCAGCTTCTACGATTACGAGGGCCTGGACGGTCTGATCGCAGCGATGCCGCCGCTGGTCGCCAATCGTCCGAACGCCAAACTGCTGCTGGTCGGCGGCGGCCCGATGGAAGGCGCGTTGCGCGCGCAAGCCGCCGCATCGCCGGTTGCCGGCGCGATCCGCTTCGTCGGGCGCGTGCCGCATACCGAGGTCGAGCGCTACTACAGCCTGGTCGATGTGCTCGCCTACCCGCGCAAGAAGATGCGGCTGACCGATCTCGTCACGCCGCTGAAACCGCTGGAGGCGATGGCGCAGCGGCGGCTGGTCGCGGCGTCCGACGTCGGCGGGCATCGCGAACTGATCCGCGACGGCGACACCGGCACGCTCTTCGCGCCCGACAGCCCCTCCGCAATCGCCGACGCGCTTGCCGTCTTGTTCGCCGATCGCAGCGGCTGGGATGCACGCCGGACCCGCGGCCGCGCGTTCGTCGAGGAACATCGTAACTGGTCGTCAAACATTTCGCGTTACGTCCCCGTTTACCAAAGGCTTGTTGCCGCACGGGAATCGGACCAGAAATGTTTGCCACAGTCGGTAGCCAGCGTATGAATCCCTTCGGCTCCCTCTTCGACAATCGCGCGCGGATCGCGTTGCCGATCGCGTCGGTCGCGAGCCTCGCGGTCGCCGCGCTCGTCGCGATCGCTTTCCTCGTCATGCCGATCGCGGTGATCGAGGACATGGCGGTCGATAGCGGCATCGCGTCGATTCTGACTGCCGCCGCGCCGCCGTTGGGCTTCACGGCCCGGCTGGCCGTCGCGTTCTTCGCGGCACTCGCCGCCGGTAGCGTGACGTGGTTCGGCATGTTCCTGGTGGTCGGCGCGCGCACGATGCTGATTCGCCGTGGCGGTGCCGAGGACGGCGTCCCCGTGCTGCGCCGTGCCGATGCCCATCCCGACGCCCCGCCGCGCCGCCCGGTCTTCGCCAACAGCGACCTCGGCACGCCGTTCCTCGACGTAAAGGCCGACCCGATCGTGGAAGCGCCGGTCGAACCCGAAGTCGTCGCCGCGCGCCACGTGCCGGCAGATCTCGACACGCCGATCGCGGAATATCGGACGCCGGACGACGTGCCGTTGC
It contains:
- a CDS encoding DUF2167 domain-containing protein, coding for MKKIVAAGALLLAASAIPAGVVLADPVPAAATASPADQAAFVKTLHKQTGDVTIPTANAVLHLGNKYYFLGPDEAKKVLVDLWGNPPSSVSDVLGLVMPADKSVLENSWGAVITWDDSGYVTDDDADSADYDKIMADMKAGEGATNEERQKAGYPLMHMVGWAQPPSYDKATHSLVWARDFSIVGDKADSLNYDVRILGRKGVLSMNMLWDMPHLAEVRTAAQDFGKVATFASGSTYAEYNSSTDKAAGYGLAGLVGLGVGVAVAKKVGLLALLLPFLKWIAVGALALWGAFKGFVGRLFGRKSDTLEG
- a CDS encoding mechanosensitive ion channel family protein, translated to MSNTTAAAPAAPKTDLQAQARDFADASYGWFATHWLQILIAVGAGIVLFVALHFVKGLGKRLCARDATHTGWGTIFGRALSKTGNFFIAMAAAQIVVSFAQFAQAPAGVVSVVHFLFTIAAVFQGAIWAREIILGAIEHRTTAEDYHGEALVNAMGLIRVLVSFTLFAIALVLVLGNLGVNVTGLIAGLGVGGIAIGLAAQSIFADLFAAIAIIFDRPFKKGDAITFDKSAGTVERIGMRSTRIRGTAGEARIIGNKKLLDNEIINNTQREFRRIIFTLGVVQTTPVDVMEQLPHLLKDIVEDHEGTFIRAGFVAFGAQSYDFEVQFDSASATMQDMFDLRHSVGLAIVQRFNEDGIGLAYPTQVGLTAEEAGLVQPKRAKKIKESNETIAKPPSSGDTSAADQEGGA
- a CDS encoding DNA topoisomerase IB; protein product: MTRIVYCDDSQPGITRRKVRHGWGYWGADCKRITDRDEIDRLNGVGLPPAYSDAWYCPKPNGHIQAVGWDDKGRKQYRYHPDFRAKQEGEKYERCSVFGLALPKLRARVAADMRKRGHSKERTVAAIVKLLDIGHLRVGNESYAKANKSFGATTLRNRHAKISGGTIKLQYRAKSGKMRELAITDRSLARFVKQCQDLPGQQLFQYVDAEGETHPVTSSDVNDYIREATGCDFTAKHFRTWGASVIAFETLADADHDIGLKTMLEPVTEALGNTPAIARKSYVHPALIELTKTGQEAFRKKLALPRATRYLDRYERGLIAFLQRGAKPRRTVA
- a CDS encoding type 1 glutamine amidotransferase domain-containing protein, with protein sequence MADLNNARVLMIATDGFENDELFKPRQALIDAGATVTLASITTDPIQGEKGGEKADTITPDLVLGDVDTEEFDALVIPGGVGNPDKMRMQDRAVQIVEEFMDDDKIVAAICHGPWLLVEADVVDERRVTSWPSIRTDLENAGANVVDEEVVVDGKLITSRKPDDIPAFNQAIIAALTEELADA
- a CDS encoding acyltransferase family protein translates to MTDNRELRALTSVRGIAAWMVVLYHIRLSIAGLPPAWVQFFAKGYLAVDFFFLLSGFVIWLSWGSRLREGGWREASRFLQKRVARIWPLHLVVLGGAVALAVLLAAMGRHDPAEFPFGELPLHVVLLQNWGFTDRLAWNDPAWSISCELAAYLAFPLLVRAVDWRTLPSWLVASAAAAFLVILAAAMSSQPTLGHDIARFGLVRCLTEFAAGSAICALWLRWKSAPRLPALLAFGVSAAAFAGWAIGVPETLAIPFAFASLLLGLALTSGLRGNPLDAAPLHYLGEVSYATYLSHFMLFVVFKLAFVDDAHAVPPMLVALYLAMVLACSVALYHLVERPAQKWVNGFTLPRRRTRALRVG
- a CDS encoding putative O-glycosylation ligase, exosortase A system-associated codes for the protein MHDLAFVGFLAALMGLALRRPFMFILVYVYIDIVSPQRLTYTLLNSVPISLIAVALAVGSWMLVDRKEDSRVAPRQLLILLLLAWCAVTTMKADFPADALDKWDWVWKALAFAAFLPLTLRTRLRIESLLTFMCLSAASIIIVGGIKTAAGGGGYGSLDLMVTNNSGLYEGSTISTVAIAIIPTILWLGKYGTIFKRDWKVKLFVAALVFACLLIPIGTSTRTGLLCIGLLALLKLRDSKRKVLYLGMIGALGLAAIPFLPTSFTDRMSTIKTYQQDESAATRVAVWKWTWEYVQQHPLGGGFEMYRQNQIRYDIVKADGTKDNAKLDSTLTTDHARAYHSAYFEMLGEQGWPGIILWGLICLGGLFRMEVIRQRYKKAEGDDAWIAPLASALQAGQLLYMLGACFIAIAFQPFMFMLIGAQIGLDTYLKRKRAEISFAPMIKRPKPTDPQPALA
- a CDS encoding TIGR04063 family PEP-CTERM/XrtA system glycosyltransferase, with product MRILHVLDHGLPLQSGYTFRTRAILTAQIARGWQVAAVTGARQGASDVAEETIDGIDFHRTVPPAKSLPVIGEVREIGALARRVAEVARDFRPDVIHAHSPVLDAMAALRVGKAIGVPVLYEIRAFWEDAAVGNGTGTEGSLKYNAIKWLETRAVRRADAVAVICEGLKGDLVSRGIDADKIMVSPNGVDLTLFGEPQPHDAALAAELGLADGDDVVGFIGSFYDYEGLDGLIAAMPPLVANRPNAKLLLVGGGPMEGALRAQAAASPVAGAIRFVGRVPHTEVERYYSLVDVLAYPRKKMRLTDLVTPLKPLEAMAQRRLVAASDVGGHRELIRDGDTGTLFAPDSPSAIADALAVLFADRSGWDARRTRGRAFVEEHRNWSSNISRYVPVYQRLVAARESDQKCLPQSVASV